The stretch of DNA CGATCACGTCATCCGGGTACCGCAGACGATCCCCGCGCTTCTTCCAGTGCTCACGACTATCCCGCTTCAGTTGCTCGCCTATCACACAGCGATCCTACGCGGCGCGGACGTCGATCAACCGAGGAACCTCGCCAAGTCCGTCACGGTCGAGTGAGGGTAGTCCTCCAGAGGGTTGCTCACGCGGAGGTTCGCATCGACGGGCGCACGGTCGGCGAGATCGAGAGGGGACACCTCCTGCTCGTGGCTTTTCGACCCGGGGATGGCGTGAATCAACTCGAGTGGATGGCGGACAAGATCGTCGGGCTACGCGTCTTCCCGGACGACGAGGGCAAGATGAATCGGTCGCTGATGGACGTTTCGGGCGACTTGCTGGTCGTCAGCCAGTTCACGTTGTACGGCGATGTACGAAAGGGACGCCGTCCGAGCTTCGTCGGTGCGGCGTCGCCCGAGATCGCCGTCCCACTCTATGAGCAGTTCGTCGCGTGCCTGCGAGGACGCATCGGCGGGCGAGTAGAGACCGGTGAGTTCGGCGCGACGATGGACGTCGAGCTCGTGAACGAGGGGCCGGTGACGCTTATTCTCGAGCGCGAATGACTCCACGTCTCATCCTGGCGTCGCTTTCTCCCCGACGCAGCGATGTGCTCACCCAGCTGGGCCTGGATCATCTCGTGATACCGGCTGACGTCGATGAGTCGTATCTGGACGGCGAGACTCCCGCCGAGCACGTCGAGCGGCTAGCGCGCGAAAAGGCGACCGTCATATCCGCTCGTGAACCGGGCGCGTTGGTCATTGGTGGCGATACCCTCGTAGTGGATGGAGTGCGCGTTCTCGGGAAGCCTGAGGACGACGGCGCAGCGGTCGAGATGCTCGTCTCCCTGGCCGGTCGCGGCCATGTGGTTCTGAGTGGAATCGCGCTCGCGGGGCGCCACGGCCTCGCCAGTAGCGTCGCCGAGACAGCAGTGAGATTTCGCGCGTTTTCCGAAGATACCGCCCGCGCGTACGTGGCGACGGGGGAGCCGCTCGACAAGGCGGGCGCCTATGGAATTCAGGGCATGGGAGCCGCGTTGGTCGAGGCCATCGACGGGGACTACTATTCGGTCATGGGGTTCCCTATGGACGCCTTCGCGAATGTGCTTCTCCAGGCGGGATGGCGATATGATTTCGGGGGCCTCACTCCTGCTTCCTAAACACGTGCCGCAGCGCGGCGCGTCGAGCCGAGAGAGCGATGAGCGTTCCATCCGTTCTGGCCATCGACCAGGGCACCACCGGTACGACCTGCCTCGTCATCGGACAGAACGGGGCGGTGCTCGGCCGGTCGTACTCCGAGTTCACCCAGTATTTCCCGCAGCCCGGGTGGGTCGAGCACGACGCCATGGAAATCTGGGATGTGACGTGCAGGGTTGCCCGAGAAGCGCTGGACGCGGCATCGGGCGCCGACGTGGGCGCGATCGGCATCGCCAACCAACGCGAGACCTTCGTGCTTTGGGATCGGGAGACACTCGAACCGGCCCACCGTGCCATCGTTTGGCAGGACCGCCGCACCACCGACATGTGCAAGGAGCTGAAAGCAGCCGGCCACGAAGCCGAGGTCCGGGCCAGAACCGGACTCGTGCTCGATCCGTACTTCTCGGGCACCAAGATCGCTTGGCTCCTCGGTCAAGATCCCGAGCTTCGCGCCCGGGCAGAGGCCGGGGAGCTCGCCGTCGGGACTATCGACTGCTGGCTCATCGCGCGTCTCACGAACGGTGCCGTCCACGCCACGGACCCCACCAATGCCTCGCGCACGTTGCTGTACCACCTGACCGACACGGCGTGGGATCCTTCGTTGCTCGATCTACTCGGCGTGCCGCCATCCCTGCTTCCTGATGTGCGTCCTAGCGCTGGTGACTTCGGGACGTCCGTCGGGGAGCATCTCGGGATCGAGGTACCGATCGCGGGAGTCGCCGGGGACCAGCAGGCTGCGCTCTTCGGGCAGGGTTGTTGGCACGCCGGCCTCGCGAAGAACACCTACGGAACCGGCTCTTTCCTGCTGCTCAACACCGGCGCAGAAGCCGTCCCGTCCACGCGGGGTCTGCTCACGACAGCGGCGTGCGACGCTGAAGGCGGCCTCGCTTATGCGTTGGAGGGGTCGGTGTTCATCGCCGGTGCGGCGGTGCAGTGGCTGCGAGACGGGTTGGGCCTGCTCGACGCCGCGCCCGATTCTGAAGCGATGGCCCGGGCGCTGGAGAACAATGGCGGCGTCTATTTCGTTCCTGCATTCGTGGGTCTCGGCGCACCGCACTGGGAGCCCGAAGCGCGCGGAATGCTCGTCGGGCTGACGCGTGGCACGACGAAGGAGCACTTAGTCCGGGCGGCGCTCGAGGCGATGGCGTACGGAACCGCGGAGGTACTGGCTGCCATGGAAGCCGACTCAGGGGTAGAGACGACGGAGCTGCGCGTGGATGGCGGTGCGGCGCTGAACGACTGGCTCATGCAATTGCAAGCCGACGTGCTCGACATCCCCGTGCGTCGGCCGGCTCTGGTCGAGACAACGGCTCTCGGCGCCGCGGGTCTGGCAGGCATTGCGACTGGAGTCTGGCAGAGCGCAGCCGACTTCCTGGGGGTGCAGGAAGAAGGCGCGAGCCGCTATGAGCCGCGCATGGGGGAAGAAGAGCGAAGCCAGCTGACCGGGGAATGGGATCGGGCGGTTCGCGCAGCGGTCCGGTGGGCGCAGGACGGGTGACACCGGAGGCCCGAGTGGACCGTCCGCTTCGCGTCGCTGTGATCGGTGCGGCCCGAGCGAGCGAATCGGAATACTCGGACGCACAGGCGCTGGGCCATGCTTTGGCGAAGGGTGGAGCTGTCGTCGTGTGCGGAGGGTACGGCGGCGTGATGGAAGCCGCGGCACGGGGAGCTGCAGAGGCGGGAGGCCTGACGGTGGGGATTCTACGCGGCTCACGAGGGGAGGACGCCAACCCGTGGATCCAGCTTCCGCTCCCGACCGGTCTCGGCGAGGCTCGCAACGTGCTCGTCGTAGCCGGAGCGGAGGTGGCTGTCGCGGTCGGGGGCTCATGGGGTACGCTTTCCGAGATCGCGCTCGCTAGGAAGATGGGCCTCGACGTGGGCACGCTGGGCCTTCCGCCCGCGGACGGTCTCGATCTCCCGGCGTTGGAGGACCCCGGTACGGCAGCCCGATGGGCGTTGGAGCGAGCCGCCGCGTTTCGAGACGCCGGATGAGCTGTCATTGGGGAGTCGCGGGGCTTCTGGCGTGAGCTGGCGCTCGCTCAGTGCGCAGGAACCCTCCAAAAGATCTCCGCTCGGAGCCGGGTCGTGTTCTCGTTTGTGGCAGAGGGCCTCACGGAAGGGAGAAGCGACCCTCCAACTCTCGTCGGTGGTTGTCCGTAGGGGATTTCCCGGACTGGTCGGCACGCTCTTCATTCGGCTAGATTCCATGCGGATTCGAAGGATCCTGGCAAGGATGACGATATGAACAAGAATGGCCGTTTCATGGTGGGTCTCGTCGGCGTCGCCGCAGTGGTGACCTATCTGATATGGACAGGCGTGAGCGAGACGATGGTCTATTACCTCACGCCGGTCGAGCTCATGGCGCGCGTCGAGGCGGATCCGACGTTCCACGACGTGGGTCTCAAGGTCAGCGGGCTGGTGGTCAAGGGTACCTACGCGCGCGTGCGGGGCGAGCTATTGCACACCTTCCAGGTCAAAGACCCGGTGGACGAGTCGGTGACGTTTCCGGTCGAGTACCGTGACGCGCTGCCTGGCACCTTCACCGATGAGGTCGAAGTCGTGCTCGAGGGCCGCCTCCGAGCGGATGGTGTTTTCGAAGCAACGACGCTCTTGACGAAGTGCGGGAGCCGCTATGAAGCGGCGCCGGAGGATCTAGCCGGGTGACCATCCTCGGCGAGTTCGCCCTCTGGATCGCGCTCCCCGTCGCGGTCTGGGGGATGGCGCTCGGCTTCATGGGAGGACGCACCCAGCGCGGGGACCTCGTTCTGAGCGCCGAACGAGGTATCTACGCGGTCTTCTTTCTGCTCATCTTGGCCTCGCTGGGTGTCGGCGCCGCGTTTCTGGGCGACAAGTTCGAGTACTGGTACGTCTATGCCTACTCGAACCGCGAGCTCGAGATCTTCTACAAGATCACGGGTCTCTGGGCCGGCCAGCGTGGCTCGTTGCTCTTCTGGGCGCTGATACTCGCTTTTTTCTCGAGCGTCTGTGTGTTCCAGAACCGCGATAAGAACCGCGAGTTCATGCCCTACGTCGCTGGCGTGTTGCAGGGCGTTCTGCTGTTCTTCATCGTCGTTCTGCTGTTCGCGGACGTGAACCCGTTCGAGCGGCTCGCGTTCACGCCTGCGAACGGTCGGGGGCTGAACCCGCAGCTTCAGAACTACTGGATGACGATCCACCCACCCACGCTCTATCTGGGCTTCACCTCCTTCACGATCCCGTTTGCGTTCGCGGTGGCCGCGCTGCTGAACGGGCGGCTCGACGCACGGTGGATCCAGCTGACGCGGCGTTGGATCCTGACCTCGTGGCTCTTCCTTTCTATCGGCATCATCTTCGGGATGCGCTGGGCGTACGAGGAGTTGGGCTGGGGCGGATATTGGTTTTGGGACCCCGTCGAGAATGCCTCACTGCTGCCTTGGCTGACCGCGACGGCGTTCCTGCATTCGATCCAGATCCAGGAAAGCCGCGGCATGTTGAGGGTGTGGAACATGTCGCTTGTGCTACTGACGTTCCTGCTCACGATCTTCGCGACGTTCCTCACCCGCTCGGGGCTCATCGAGTCGGTGCACTCGTTCGCTGAGGAGCTGAAGATCGCCTACATCTTCCTCGGCTTCATGGGGTCGCTCTTGGCCGGCTGTATCGTCCTGATCGTGTACCGCTTGCCCAAGCTGCAGAGCGAGAACCGGATCGAGTCGTTCCTATCGCGCGAGTCGGCGTTCCTCTTCAACAATCTCATGCTGTTGGGCTTCGCCTTCGCGGTGTTTTGGGGAACGATCTTCCCGCTCGTCGCCGAGGGTGTCACGGGTGAGAAGATCAGCGTCGGGCCGCCCTTCTTCGAGAAGGTGAACTTCCCGATAGGGCTCGTTTTGCTCGCGCTGGCGGGGATCGGTCCCGTGATCGCGTGGCGACGAGCCACGAAGCGGAATCTCAAGAAGAACTTCACGATCCCGATAGGGGTTTTGCTCGTGGTCGGGACCGGGCTGTGGGTGACAGGTGCCCGACACCCCCTGGCGCTAGTGACCTGGAGCATTTGCGCCTTCGTGCTATCGGTCATCGCGATCGAGTTCTGGAAGGGCACGCGCGCCCGTGCGCGCATCGAGGGCGAGGGATACGCGCTCGCGTTCGTGCACCTGGTGGCGCGCAATCGTCGGCGCTGGGGTGGATACATCGTGCACGTGGCCATGGTGATGATCTACTTCGCGTTCGCCGGTGCGGCGTACAACGTCGACGAGCGCTTCCACATGCTGCCGGGAGACGTGGTAGAGGTCACGTCTCCGTTCGGGCACACTTACGCCTTGACGTACGAAGGTCTCTCGGTGTCGCTCGGCAAGGGTCAGCGAAATCTGCTCTGGCAGGCGATCGCGACGATTTCCGTGCAGCAGGACGGCAAGCAGAAGCCGTTCCTGACGACCGAGAAACGGATGTACGTGACCAGCGAGCTGCCGATGACCGAGGTCGGAATCCGCTCTTCCGTGCGCGAGGATCTGTACTTGATCCTGTCGGCATTGGACGATATGGAGGGGGCGGTGAGGGCCGACCCGAACGCTCAGGGCATCGACCTGCAAGTCCTCATCAAGCCGTTCGTTGGCTGGATCTGGTACGGGGGCATGATGCTGGCAATCGGCACGTTCGTCGCGCTCTGGCCCAGCGTCGACCGCCGGCGGGTCGCGCTCGAGGGAAGGACCGAGACCGCTCCTCAGCCGGCAATGGCAGCGGCTGACTAGTGTCCCGTCCCAGAAGTTCGGCGCGCACCGAGAGTGCCGAGGTGCCGCGACCACTCGCCTATCGGCGAGCGGTGCCCCAAGGCGCGACGACGAGGAATAGCAGGGCTATGGGGCACCCGCGCCGCAGGCGTGGGTCGAGGAGCAACGCAGCCAGGGCGGATACATCGGTGCCCGATTGCCGGCGAACTTCTGGGACGGGACACTAGCGCCCGCCGATGACCCTCTTGATCGGCGCTTCGCTCGTGGCGTTGGCCGTGGTCCTCTTCATCCTGCAGCCGGTTGTGAAGGGCATTCACGCGTCGTTCGAGCGTGACGAGTTCGAGCTCACGGACACCGAAGCTCGCAAGCGTGTCGCCTTGCTCGCGCTTCGTGACGTCGAGTACGACTTCCTCGCTGAAAAGCTCGATGAGCACGACTATCGATCGCTCAAGGCCGAGCTCACGGCCGAGGCTCTGGCGGCGCTGGAAGCAGACGAACGCGCGCAGGGAGGAGCCGGGCGCGACGAGGACGACCTCGAGGCCGAGATCGCCCAGATCCGGGTGGGGCTCAAGGAGGGCTGCGTGTGCAATGCGTGCGGC from Gemmatimonadota bacterium encodes:
- a CDS encoding TIGR00725 family protein produces the protein MDRPLRVAVIGAARASESEYSDAQALGHALAKGGAVVVCGGYGGVMEAAARGAAEAGGLTVGILRGSRGEDANPWIQLPLPTGLGEARNVLVVAGAEVAVAVGGSWGTLSEIALARKMGLDVGTLGLPPADGLDLPALEDPGTAARWALERAAAFRDAG
- a CDS encoding zinc ribbon domain-containing protein, whose translation is MTLLIGASLVALAVVLFILQPVVKGIHASFERDEFELTDTEARKRVALLALRDVEYDFLAEKLDEHDYRSLKAELTAEALAALEADERAQGGAGRDEDDLEAEIAQIRVGLKEGCVCNACGFSNEVGSRFCSACGQAVAAEAAR
- the glpK gene encoding glycerol kinase GlpK → MSVPSVLAIDQGTTGTTCLVIGQNGAVLGRSYSEFTQYFPQPGWVEHDAMEIWDVTCRVAREALDAASGADVGAIGIANQRETFVLWDRETLEPAHRAIVWQDRRTTDMCKELKAAGHEAEVRARTGLVLDPYFSGTKIAWLLGQDPELRARAEAGELAVGTIDCWLIARLTNGAVHATDPTNASRTLLYHLTDTAWDPSLLDLLGVPPSLLPDVRPSAGDFGTSVGEHLGIEVPIAGVAGDQQAALFGQGCWHAGLAKNTYGTGSFLLLNTGAEAVPSTRGLLTTAACDAEGGLAYALEGSVFIAGAAVQWLRDGLGLLDAAPDSEAMARALENNGGVYFVPAFVGLGAPHWEPEARGMLVGLTRGTTKEHLVRAALEAMAYGTAEVLAAMEADSGVETTELRVDGGAALNDWLMQLQADVLDIPVRRPALVETTALGAAGLAGIATGVWQSAADFLGVQEEGASRYEPRMGEEERSQLTGEWDRAVRAAVRWAQDG
- a CDS encoding heme lyase CcmF/NrfE family subunit, which codes for MTILGEFALWIALPVAVWGMALGFMGGRTQRGDLVLSAERGIYAVFFLLILASLGVGAAFLGDKFEYWYVYAYSNRELEIFYKITGLWAGQRGSLLFWALILAFFSSVCVFQNRDKNREFMPYVAGVLQGVLLFFIVVLLFADVNPFERLAFTPANGRGLNPQLQNYWMTIHPPTLYLGFTSFTIPFAFAVAALLNGRLDARWIQLTRRWILTSWLFLSIGIIFGMRWAYEELGWGGYWFWDPVENASLLPWLTATAFLHSIQIQESRGMLRVWNMSLVLLTFLLTIFATFLTRSGLIESVHSFAEELKIAYIFLGFMGSLLAGCIVLIVYRLPKLQSENRIESFLSRESAFLFNNLMLLGFAFAVFWGTIFPLVAEGVTGEKISVGPPFFEKVNFPIGLVLLALAGIGPVIAWRRATKRNLKKNFTIPIGVLLVVGTGLWVTGARHPLALVTWSICAFVLSVIAIEFWKGTRARARIEGEGYALAFVHLVARNRRRWGGYIVHVAMVMIYFAFAGAAYNVDERFHMLPGDVVEVTSPFGHTYALTYEGLSVSLGKGQRNLLWQAIATISVQQDGKQKPFLTTEKRMYVTSELPMTEVGIRSSVREDLYLILSALDDMEGAVRADPNAQGIDLQVLIKPFVGWIWYGGMMLAIGTFVALWPSVDRRRVALEGRTETAPQPAMAAAD
- the maf gene encoding septum formation protein Maf, producing the protein MTPRLILASLSPRRSDVLTQLGLDHLVIPADVDESYLDGETPAEHVERLAREKATVISAREPGALVIGGDTLVVDGVRVLGKPEDDGAAVEMLVSLAGRGHVVLSGIALAGRHGLASSVAETAVRFRAFSEDTARAYVATGEPLDKAGAYGIQGMGAALVEAIDGDYYSVMGFPMDAFANVLLQAGWRYDFGGLTPAS
- a CDS encoding cytochrome c maturation protein CcmE encodes the protein MNKNGRFMVGLVGVAAVVTYLIWTGVSETMVYYLTPVELMARVEADPTFHDVGLKVSGLVVKGTYARVRGELLHTFQVKDPVDESVTFPVEYRDALPGTFTDEVEVVLEGRLRADGVFEATTLLTKCGSRYEAAPEDLAG
- a CDS encoding D-tyrosyl-tRNA(Tyr) deacylase, coding for MRVVLQRVAHAEVRIDGRTVGEIERGHLLLVAFRPGDGVNQLEWMADKIVGLRVFPDDEGKMNRSLMDVSGDLLVVSQFTLYGDVRKGRRPSFVGAASPEIAVPLYEQFVACLRGRIGGRVETGEFGATMDVELVNEGPVTLILERE